From the genome of Lotus japonicus ecotype B-129 chromosome 6, LjGifu_v1.2, one region includes:
- the LOC130726272 gene encoding uncharacterized protein LOC130726272 — protein MEAEAILKLFDSCWFGIQNLKEQPSFLTSPSSHVNSDHLVKEGPSLEPVLSRIQTGHTRSMSDQLNSMTSFKHDSPSPDPAFFSPKLQTIFSGKDVTDPEGPSLEPVLSRIQTGHTRSMSDQLNSMTSFKHDSPSPDPAFFSPKLQTIFSGKDVTDTEAGKQAHMQLEVLPKKNITRRGRRKRERKSLSDLEFEELKGFMDLGFVFSEKDKDSSLASIIPGLQRFGNNAEEEKDSNESAIQRPYLSEAWEDQERRKKDKPLMNWKINAVNNEIDMKDSLRWWARTVVSTVR, from the coding sequence ATGGAAGCAGAGGCAATCTTGAAGCTCTTTGATTCTTGCTGGTTTGGGATTCAAAATTTGAAGGAGCAACCAAGTTTCTTAACATCACCAAGTTCTCATGTAAACTCAGATCATCTAGTTAAAGAAGGACCATCATTAGAACCAGTACTTTCGCGCATCCAAACCGGTCATACCAGGTCCATGAGTGACCAGTTGAACTCCATGACAAGCTTCAAGCATGATTCTCCTTCCCCAGACCCTGCCTTTTTCTCACCAAAGCTCCAAACTATCTTCTCAGGAAAAGATGTCACAGACCCAGAAGGACCATCATTAGAACCAGTGCTTTCGCGCATCCAAACCGGTCATACCAGGTCCATGAGTGACCAGTTGAACTCCATGACAAGCTTCAAGCATGATTCTCCTTCCCCGGACCCTGCCTTTTTCTCACCAAAGCTCCAAACTATCTTCTCAGGAAAAGATGTCACAGACACAGAAGCTGGTAAGCAAGCACACATGCAGCTTGAAGTGTTGCCTAAGAAGAACATAACAAGAAGGGGAAGGAGGAAAAGGGAGAGAAAGAGTTTATCTGACCTTGAGTTTGAGGAGCTAAAAGGGTTCATGGATTTGGGTTTTGTTTTCTCAGAGAAAGATAAAGACTCAAGCTTGGCTTCAATCATTCCCGGGTTGCAAAGGTTTGGTAACAATGCTGAGGAAGAAAAGGATTCTAATGAATCTGCAATTCAAAGGCCTTACCTCTCCGAAGCATGGGAGGACCAGGAAAGGAGAAAGAAAGACAAACCGTTGATGAATTGGAAAATTAATGCTGTCAACAATGAAATTGACATGAAAGATAGTCTCAGGTGGTGGGCTCGCACTGTTGTTTCCACTGTCAGATGA
- the LOC130724427 gene encoding protein NTM1-like 9 produces the protein MGGGTFQMLDLLPVGFRFKPTDQELVDHYLKHKLQGDDSDSLVAKIPVLNLCKVEPWDIPAFSVIKSNEPEWYFFSPLQSNRANRHGFWKYVGSDRNIKTTRTNIVIGTRKTLVFCRGGGETDWVIHEYHAAATFDHAQRTFVLCHLMEGPTKKAALIREEREFRRLESLDMASDHESEDVESEGITVD, from the exons ATGGGTGGAGGCACTTTTCAAATGCTGGATTTGTTGCCTGTGGGATTCAGGTTCAAACCAACAGATCAAGAGCTGGTGGATCACTACCTCAAACACAAGTTGCAGGGTGATGATTCGGATTCCCTTGTTGCCAAGATTCCTGTGCTTAATCTTTGTAAGGTTGAACCTTGGGATATTCCAG CCTTTTCGGTGATAAAGTCAAATGAACCAGAATGGTATTTCTTCAGTCCTCTTCAGTCCAACAGGGCAAACAGACATGGGTTCTGGAAATACGTGGGAAGTGACCGTAACATCAAGACAACTCGCACCAACATTGTCATTGGGACCAGGAAGACTCTTGTTTTCTGTCGAGGAGGTGGGGAGACCGACTGGGTTATTCATGAGTATCATGCTGCTGCTACCTTTGATCATGCCCAG AGGACCTTTGTTTTATGTCACTTGATGGAGGGCCCAACGAAGAAAGCTGCATTGATACGTGAAGAAAGGGAGTTCAGAAGACTAGAGTCACTAGACATGGCTTCTGACCATGAAAGTGAAGATGTAGAATCAGAAGGGATTACTGTTGATTGA
- the LOC130726267 gene encoding pentatricopeptide repeat-containing protein At3g62470, mitochondrial-like produces the protein MTLSLCHRTRTSSNIPPSTLFKASSLPHGPYCIFSTTHLRSLHQGRRNGCQIRRQQVRLPHGSSLPLSRLLHYPLNRAFHHSRCQIPFLLPHPFAFIALQKVMLIGSFSRLPISRFGQKFPFLGFASVSGDDDDDDGSGVESDIEEGDGRGVGGGSCADPDEVDRVCKVIDELFALDRNMEAVLDECGVKLSHDLVVDVLQRFKHARKPAFRFFCWAGQRPGFAHDSRTYNSMMGILGKTRQFETMVAMLEEMGEKGLLTMETFSIAIKAFALAKERKKAVGIFDLMKKHKFKVGVDAVNFLLGSLVAAKLGKEAQVVFEKMKDRFEHNLQTYTILLNGWCRVKNLLEAGRVWNEMIDKGFKPDIVAHNIMLEGLIKCKKKSDGIKLFEVMKAKGPSPNVRSYTIMIQDFCKQKMMREAVEYYDDMVDRGCQPDAVLYTSLITGFGKQKKMDVVHDLLKEMREKGCPPDGRTYNALIKLMVIQHMPDDAARIYKKMIHSGIQPTIHTYNMMMKSYFVTKNYEMGHAVWDEMHHKGCCPDDNSYTVFIGSLIRQGMPDEACKYLEEMMEKGMKAPQLDYNKFGADFSKTGNPVILEELARKMNLAGKFEVSNVLASWADMMNKSAKKREPLKSSSHFS, from the coding sequence ATGACTCTCTCACTCTGTCACAGAACCAGAACCTCCTCCAACATTCCACCTTCAACGCTGTTCAAAGCTTCTTCACTTCCACATGGCCCCTACTGCATCTTCTCCACCACCCACCTTCGCTCTCTCCATCAGGGACGACGAAATGGATGCCAAATCAGACGACAGCAAGTGCGCTTACCTCATGGTAGCTCTCTGCCCTTGTCTCGTTTGCTTCATTATCCTCTTAATCGCGCTTTCCATCATTCTCGTTGTCAAATTCCATTTCTTCTGCCACACCCCTTTGCATTCATTGCTCTTCAAAAAGTCATGCTCATAGGGAGTTTTTCTCGGTTACCCATTTCTCGTTTTGGACAAAAGTTTCCGTTTTTGGGGTTTGCTAGTGTTAGtggggatgatgatgatgatgatggttctGGGGTTGAATCTGATATTGAGGAAGGTGATGGTAGAGGTGTTGGTGGTGGGTCATGTGCAGATCCTGATGAGGTTGATAGGGTATGCAAGGTGATTGATGAATTGTTTGCATTAGATAGGAACATGGAGGCTGTTCTTGATGAATGTGGGGTGAAGTTATCACATGATTTGGTTGTTGATGTGTTGCAAAGGTTTAAACATGCTAGGAAGCCAGCATTTAGGTTCTTTTGTTGGGCAGGGCAGCGGCCGGGGTTCGCGCATGATTCCAGGACTTATAACTCCATGATGGGTATTCTGGGGAAGACTAGACAATTTGAGACAATGGTAGCAATGCTTGAGGAAATGGGTGAGAAGGGTCTTTTGACGATGGAGACATTCTCCATTGCTATCAAAGCATTTGCTTTggcaaaggaaaggaaaaaagcTGTTGGGATCTTTGATCTGATGAAGAAGCATAAATTTAAAGTGGGTGTTGATGCTGTTAATTTCTTGCTTGGTAGTCTTGTCGCTGCAAAGCTCGGTAAAGAAGCGCAAGTTGTTTTTGAGAAAATGAAAGATAGATTTGAACACAACTTACAAACTTACACCATACTTCTTAATGGTTGGTGCAGGGTTAAAAACTTGTTGGAGGCAGGGAGGGTGTGGAATGAGATGATTGATAAGGGGTTTAAGCCAGATATTGTTGCGCATAATATTATGCTTGAAGGGTTGATAAAGTGTAAGAAGAAGTCTGATGGCATTAAGCTATTTGAAGTCATGAAAGCTAAAGGTCCATCGCCGAATGTCCGGAGTTATACAATTATGATTCAGGATTTCTGCAAACAAAAGATGATGAGAGAAGCTGTTGAGTATTATGATGATATGGTAGATCGTGGGTGTCAACCTGATGCTGTACTTTACACGTCTTTAATCACTGGTTTTGGGAAGCAGAAGAAAATGGATGTGGTGCATGATCTTCTGAAGGAAATGAGGGAAAAAGGCTGTCCACCTGATGGGAGGACCTACAACGCTCTGATAAAACTTATGGTAATCCAACATATGCCAGATGATGCAGCAAGAATATACAAGAAAATGATTCACAGTGGCATCCAACCAACAATCCACACTTACAACATGATGATGAAATCCTACTTTGtgactaaaaattatgaaatggGTCATGCGGTTTGGGATGAGATGCATCATAAGGGGTGCTGTCCTGATGATAATTCCTACACTGTATTCATTGGTTCGCTTATACGGCAGGGAATGCCAGATGAGGCATGTAAATATTTAGAGGAAATGATGGAGAAGGGGATGAAAGCTCCTCAGCTTGATTATAACAAGTTTGGTGCTGATTTTTCTAAAACTGGGAATCCTGTCATACTTGAGGAGTTAGCTCGAAAGATGAACTTGGCCGGTAAGTTTGAAGTGTCCAATGTCTTGGCCAGTTGGGCTGACATGATGAATAAAAGTGCCAAGAAAAGAGAGCCTTTAAAATCCAGTAGTCATTTTTCATGA
- the LOC130726270 gene encoding ethylene-responsive transcription factor ERN2-like, whose translation MPQFDISKKQKMGAPTCGIRSRKKSSRGHHRFVGVRQRPSGRWVAEIKDSLQKVRLWLGTFDTAEDAARAYDNAARALRGANARTNFELPESETTGGAAKRGSGSNFMPTEPFSFEDANESSADADGLLGALKAKLLDGTKEGKFQFPFPATNCAGHAVQPGMVNPISTQKCYGKKEKEKEKEKELSSTTSLYHMNGTSNTLPSLLSPSSNTSTKSVVLPNHDHMEGVVASSSGINYQQLCQTPPLTSMTWSNDMAYELPWPMQMNQVTTDTAANFPWPLYGVMEPSVDMTCTDQGPSHSNKSGQTNMMSMQLPQVGGGSEGFWSMEQQQFVQSENNKWFGSSGSWDPLFYVPSELG comes from the coding sequence ATGCCACAGTTTGATATTTCAAAGAAGCAAAAAATGGGAGCACCAACATGTGGAATCCGTAGCCGAAAGAAGTCATCAAGAGGCCACCACAGGTTTGTAGGCGTTCGTCAAAGGCCATCAGGGAGATGGGTGGCAGAGATCAAAGATTCTCTCCAGAAAGTTAGGCTCTGGCTCGGAACATTTGACACCGCGGAGGATGCAGCTCGCGCATATGACAATGCTGCTAGAGCTCTGAGAGGTGCTAATGCTAGAACTAACTTTGAATTGCCTGAGTCTGAAACCACTGGTGGTGCTGCTAAGCGTGGTTCTGGTTCCAATTTCATGCCTACTGagcctttttcctttgaggatGCAAATGAGTCAAGTGCAGATGCTGATGGTCTTCTTGGTGCACTCAAGGCTAAACTGTTGGATGGAACAAAGGAAGGGAAGTTTCAATTTCCATTTCCTGCTACTAATTGTGCAGGACACGCTGTTCAACCTGGCATGGTTAATCCAATATCAACTCAGAAATGTTATgggaagaaggagaaagagaaagagaaagagaaagagttgTCATCAACAACTTCACTCTATCATATGAATGGAACTTCCAACACTTTGCCTTCTTTGTTGAGTCCTTCATCAAACACTTCTACTAAGAGTGTGGTTCTCCCAAATCATGATCATATGGAAGGTGTTGTAGCTAGCAGTTCTGGAATCAACTATCAACAACTTTGTCAAACTCCACCTTTAACAAGCATGACATGGTCCAATGACATGGCATATGAATTGCCTTGGCCTATGCAGATGAACCAAGTTACTACTGACACTGCAGCAAACTTTCCATGGCCACTTTATGGGGTGATGGAGCCTAGTGTTGATATGACATGTACAGATCAGGGACCATCACATAGCAATAAGAGTGGCCAAACAAATATGATGAGCATGCAATTGCCTCAAGTTGGGGGAGGGAGTGAAGGCTTCTGGTCAATGGAGCAGCAACAATTTGTGCAGAGTGAGAACAACAAGTGGTTTGGTTCTAGTGGCTCTTGGGATCCACTTTTCTATGTTCCCTCTGAGCTAGGCTGA